The proteins below are encoded in one region of Pieris rapae chromosome W, ilPieRapa1.1, whole genome shotgun sequence:
- the LOC111003076 gene encoding uncharacterized protein LOC111003076, with protein sequence MKMPVDANKLYATEILSILLQNTPQNRKFLGELDGINVLLQELAVKASERSGAGTAEIHVPKLWYYSEMFFLADVDVPRVPRSVNSILDDMPFEDSAEMSDDETETNVPINVPSPLSQSSVASSSRTPKRKTKAQADNQNIVQSFPLLCYLLSSWLQFN encoded by the exons aTGAAAATGCCAGTCGATGCCAATAAACTATATGCAACAGAGATTTTGTCAATTCTTCTGCAGAATACACCCCAGAACAGAAAATTTTTAGGAGAACTTGATGGCATCAATGTACTACTACAAGAGTTAGCt GTTAAGGCGTCAGAAAGATCTGGTGCAGGAACAGCAGAAATTCATGTCCCTAAGTTGTGGTACTACAGTGAAATGTTCTTCTTAGCAGATGTGGATGTACCAAGGGTCCCAAGATCAGTGAATTCCATCCTCGATGACATGCCATTTGAAGATAGTGCTGAG atgaGCGATGATGAAACTGAAACCAATGTACCAATTAATGTGCCATCGCCACTTTCACAAAGTAGCGTGGCTTCCTCATCAAGGACTCCAAAAAGAAAAACCAAAGCCCAAGCTGACAATCAAAACATCGTTCAATCCTTCCCTCTCCTCTGTTACTTACTCTCTTCCtggttacaatttaattag